The proteins below come from a single Hirundo rustica isolate bHirRus1 chromosome 6, bHirRus1.pri.v3, whole genome shotgun sequence genomic window:
- the FNBP4 gene encoding formin-binding protein 4, whose translation MGKKARAAPGRRPILQLSPPAPRRDEAAGAAGEGGDSGSEPDEPETVAEPPRNPPNPPPPAPAAVKATGGLCLLGAYADSDDEEGETPEKPARSADANGSNSADIDSTLANFLAEIDAITALPQPAEPTAASSSSSSSVPPPTPPRPEPKDSGTGPSPGTANGTGSAPAPEWQYDTQCSLAGVGELEMGDWQEVWDENTGCYYYWNTQSNEVTWELPQYLATQVQGLQHYQHSSTVAGTNGSFMAATEPFPQEKGTPGSAGRGTSLSKREVKKEVNEGVQALSNSEEERKGVAAALLAPLLPDVVKEEEERWRRKVICKEEVEPPLEEEVKVEEAPAAPEEPEPSRDPLEDTGQEDLCSVVQSGESAEEEEEQDTLELEMVLERKKAELRALEEGDGSVSGSSPLSDGSQSASQDASRRLASKRGKWKLFVGAASPESASRGSSKTGRESPEAGEAAPSTEATDPSSDKEAESEEPQEKAKSQGAPKMEEEEQDLKFQIGELANTLTSKLEFLGINRQSISNFHMLLLQTETRIADWREGALNGNYLKRKLQDAAEQLKQYEINATPKGWSCHWDREHRRYFYVNERSGESQWEFPDGEDEEEGQRGAADRKPDGPPKPPPKDKGEQSEGPAERPTGSLCKESFSGQAPATSLMPLTPFWTLLQSSVPVLQPPLPLEMPPPPPPPPDSPPPPPPPPPPPGEDGEIQEVEMEDEGGEEPPAPGTEEDAPLKSLVRPAASSSQAAIDPSPAPLLSAKPPKRKAAEMSPGLMQRTATIGSCPVIYSQPLMATGKYQPSAVPLASLRPRQRLQSEIQGRPNLRMAPGHAGPQPAALGLQPGYLGVTGPAASSMMGYSECAVPVSLASTAAAQPAPARGALPATGAAAEQPPPPPPPQTPPPPTPKAPPPPEKEKPRKGRKDKGKKGKTKMPSLVKKWQSIQRELDEEENSSSSEEDRETTAQRRIEEWKQQQLMSGMAERNANFEALPEDWRSRLKRRKTASST comes from the exons atgggGAAGAAGGCGCGGGCCGCGCCCGGCCGCCGGcccatcctgcagctctccccgcccgcgccgcgccgcgaCGAGGCAGCAGGAGCCGCGGGCGAGGGGGGCGACTCGGGCTCCGAGCCGG ATGAGCCCGAGACGGTGGCGGAGCCGCCCCGCAACCCGCCCAATCCGCCGCctcccgctcccgccgcggTCAAGGCCACAG gagGTTTGTGCCTGCTGGGTGCCTACGCCGACAGCGATGATGAGGAGGGCGAGACCCCGGAGAAGCCGGCCCGTTCCGCGGATGCCAATGGCAGCAACTCTGCTGACATCGACAGCACCCTGGCAAACTTCCTGGCT GAGATTGATGCCATCACGGCCCTTCCGCAGCCCGCTGAGCCCACcgctgcctcctcttcctcctcctcctccgtgCCGCCCCCCACACCTCCACGCCCGGAGCCAAAGGACTCGGGCACGGGCCCATCGCCGGGCACGGCCAACGGCACGGGCTCGGCACCGGCGCCGGAGTGGCAGTATGACACCCAGTGCTCGCTGGCCGGAG tgggagagctggagatgggCGACTGGCAGGAAGTGTGGGATGAGAACACCGGCTGCTACTATTATTGGAACACCCAGAGCAACGAGGTGACCTGGGAGCTGCCGCAGTACTTGGCGACGCAGGTCCAGGGTCTGCAGCATTACCAGCACAG cagcACCGTGGCAGGCACCAACGGCAGCTTCATGGCAGCCACGGAGCCATTCCCTCAGGAGAAAGGGACCCCTGGCAGCGCTGGCCGTGGGACCAGCCTCAGTAAGCGGGAGGTGAAGAAG GAAGTGAATGAAGGAGTGCAGGCTCTCTCCAACAgtgaggaagagaggaagggagTGGCTGCGGCCCTCCTGGCCCCACTCCTGCCCGACGtggtgaaggaggaagaggagcgcTGGAGGAGGAAAGTGATCTGCAAAGAAGAGGTTGAGCCGCCTCTGGAAGAGGAGGTGAAAGTGGAAGAGGCGCCAGCTGCCCCTGAAgagccagagcccagcagggatCCCCTGGAAGACACGGGGCAGGAGGATCTGTGCAGCGTGGTGCAGTCAGGAGAGAgtgcggaggaggaggaggagcaggacacGCTTGAGCTGGAGATggtgctggagaggaaaaag gcagagctgcGTGCCTTGGAGGAAGGCGATGGCAGCGTTTCGGGCTCCAGCCCGCTCTCCGATGGGAGCCAGTCGGCTTCGCAGGATGCGTCCCGCAGGCTGGCCTCCaagagagggaaatggaaactgtTTGTGGGAGCCGCCAGCCCCGAGTCTGCCAGTCGAGGCTCCAGCAAAACGGGCCGGGAGAGCCCAGAAGCAGGAGAAGCAG ccccaagCACGGAAGCAACTGATCCGAGCTCAGACAAAGAGGCAGAATctgaggagccccaggaaaAAGCCAAATCACAAGGGGCTCCAAAAATGGAAGAGGAGGAACAGGATCTAAAG TTTCAGATTGGAGAGCTGGCAAATACTCTGACTAGTAAATTGGAGTTCCTGGGCATCAACAGACAATCTATCTCCAACTTCCACATGTTGCTGTTGCAGACAGAG ACCCGCATTGCAGACTGGCGAGAAGGTGCTCTCAATGGAAACTACCTCAAACGCAAACTCCAAGACGCAGCCGAACAGCTTAAACAATACGAAATAAACGCCACCCCTAAAGGCTGGTCCTGCCACTGGGACAG GGAGCATAGACGCTATTTCTATGTTAACGAGCGCTCTGGAGAGTCGCAATGGGAGTTCCCCGACGGGGAGGACGAAGAGGAGGGACAGCGAGGCGCCGCCGACAGAAAACCCGACGGTCCTCCAAAGCCACCTCCCAAAGACAAAGGAGAGCAGAGCGAGGGGCCCGCCGAGCGCCCCACAG GCTCCCTTTGTAAAGAATCCTTCTCGGGCCAAGCTCCTGCTACGTCTCTTATGCCGCTCACTCCGTTTTGGACTCTGCTTCAGTCCTCCGTTCCAGTCCTCCAACCTCCCTTGCCCTTGGAAATGCCTCCGCCGCCTCCACCCCCCCCAGACTCACCCCCGCCACCTCCACCGCCACCCCCACCGCCTGGAGAAGACGGGGAGATCCAGGAAGTGGAGATGGAAGATGAGGGGGGCGAGGAGCCACCTGCCCCAGGAACAGAGGAGGATGCTCCCCTGAAGTCCCTGGTACGCcccgctgccagcagcagccag GCCGCCATCGATCCAAGCCCAGCCCCGCTGCTCTCGGCCAAGCCACCAAAGAGGAAAGCGGCGGAGATGAGCCCAGGGCTGATGCAGCGCACGGCCACCATTGGCAGCTGCCCCGTCATCTACAGCCAGCCTCTGATGGCCACGGGCAAGTACCAGCCATCAGCCGTGCCCTTGGCCTCGCTGAGGCCCCGCCAGCGCCTCCAGAGCGAGATCCAGGGACGCCCCAACCTCCGCATGGCTCCGGGCCACGCTGGCCCTCAGCCCGCggcgctggggctgcagcccggCTACCTGGGTGTGACTGGACCCGCCGCCTCTTCCATGATGGGATACTCGGAGTGCGCCGTGCCCGTCAGCCTGGCCAGCACGGCCGCGGCACAGCCAGCGCCGGCACGGGGAGCGCTGCCGGCCACGGGCGCTGCGGCCGAGCAGCCGCCGCCCCCACCGCCCCCGCAGACACCCCCACCGCCCACCCCCAAGGCACCACCGCCTCCTGAGAAGGAGAAGCCGAGGAAGGGGCGCAAGGACAAG GGCAAGAAGGGCAAGACAAAGATGCCGTCACTGGTGAAGAAGTGGCAAAGTATCCAGCGGGAGCTGGATGAGGAGGAGAATTCCAGCTCCAGCGAGGAGGACCGGGAGACCACAGCCCAGCGGCGCATCGAGGagtggaagcagcagcagctgatgag TGGCATGGCCGAGAGGAATGCCAACTTCGAGGCACTGCCAGAGGACTGGCGCTCACGGCTGAAGCGGAGGAAAACGGCCTCGAGTACATGA
- the NDUFV1 gene encoding NADH dehydrogenase [ubiquinone] flavoprotein 1, mitochondrial gives MAGRQLLALRRLPAASFSTAPKKTQFGSLRDEDRIFTNLYGRHDWRLQGALRRGDWYKTKEILLKGVDWILGEIKTSGLRGRGGAGFPTGLKWSFMNKPPDGRPKYLVVNADEGEPGTCKDREIMRHDPHKLLEGCLVAGRAMGARAAYIYIRGEFYNEASNLQVAIREAYEAGLLGGDACGSGYAFDVFVVRGAGAYICGEETALIESIEGKQGKPRLKPPFPADVGVFGCPTTVANVETVSVAPTICRRGGAWFASFGRERNSGTKLFNISGHVNTPCTVEEEMSVPLKELIEKHAGGVRGGWDNLLAVIPGGSSTPLLPKSVCETVLMDFDSLVQAQSGLGTAAVIVMDKSTDIVKAIARLIEFYKHESCGQCTPCREGVDWMNKVMARFVRGDAQAAEIDALWEISKQIEGHTICALGDGAAWPVQGLIRHFRPELEERMRRYSEAKARVASA, from the exons ATGGCcggcaggcagctgctggcgCTGCGGCGCCTGCCCGCCGCCTCCTTCTCG ACGGCGCCCAAGAAGACGCAGTTCGGGTCGCTGCGGGATGAGGACCGGATCTTCACCAACCTCTACGGGCGGCACGACTGGCG GCTGCAGGGCGCGCTGCGCCGCGGCGACTGGTACAAGACGAAGGAGATCCTGCTCAAGGGCGTGGACTGGATCCTCGGCGAGATCAAGACctcggggctgcggggccgcggcggcgcCGGGTTCCCCACCGGGCTCAAGTGGAGCTTCATGAACAAACCCCCGGACGGGAG ACCCAAGTACCTGGTGGTGAACGCGGACGAGGGCGAGCCGGGCACCTGCAAGGACCGGGAGATCATGCGGCACGACCCGCACAAGCTGCTGGAGGGCTGCCTGGTGGCGGGGCGGGCCATGGGCGCCCGCGCCGCCTACATCTACATCCGCGGGGAGTTCTACAACGAGGCCTCCAACCTGCAG GTGGCCATCCGTGAGGCGTACGAGGCCGGGCTGCTGGGCGGCGACGCCTGCGGGTCGGGGTACGCCTTTGATGTGTTCGTGGTGCGCGGCGCCGGCGCCTACATCTGCGGGGAGGAGACGGCGCTCATCGAGTCCATCGAGGGCAAGCAGGGCAAGCCCCGCCTCAAGCCCCCCTTCCCCGCGGACGTGG GTGTGTTCGGCTGCCCCACCACGGTGGCCAACGTGGAGACGGTGTCGGTGGCCCCCACCATCTGCCGGCGCGGCGGCGCCTGGTTCGCCAGCTTCGGGCGGGAGCGGAATTCCGGCACCAAGCTCTTCAACATCTCGGGGCACGTCAACACGCCCTGCACGGTGGAGGAGGAGATGTCGGTGCCGCTGAAGGAGCTCATCGAGAAACATGCCG GAGGTGTCCGCGGGGGCTGGGACAACCTGCTGGCCGTCATCCCGGGCGGCTCCTCCACGCCGCTGCTGCCCAAGTCCGTGTGCGAGACGGTGCTGATGGACTTCGATTCCCTGGTGCAGGCGCAGAGCGGGCTGGGCACGGCCGCCGTCATCGTCATGGATAAATCG aCCGACATCGTCAAAGCCATCGCGCGCCTGATCGAGTTCTACAAGCACGAGAGCTGTGGGCAGTGCACGCCGTGCCGGGAAG GCGTGGACTGGATGAACAAGGTGATGGCGCGGTTCGTGCGGGGCGACGCGCAGGCCGCCGAGATCGACGCGCTCTGGGAGATCAGCAAGCAGATCGAGGGACACACCATCTGCGCCCTGGGCGACGGCGCGGCCTGGCCCGTGCAG GGCCTCATCCGCCACTTCCGCCCCgagctggaggagaggatgCGGCGCTACAGCGAGGCCAAAGCCCGAGTGGCGTCGGCATAA
- the AGBL2 gene encoding cytosolic carboxypeptidase 2, with protein sequence MEPAGHGAAQARQGAPGRSGGGQFLKPYDSFIRTHLRFYGYFRDEKTSKEETAMFLGERSGQHPRASTMANTSPGWQRSPGHKPNPPKVVEQTPHQGRLAPSRRPWKSPGEPQAPFSLPPPRWPVECEVIQETIEHIEWVPPKPEPFCPPMGPEQALYTLGEEQGTVVYHSSPALQGSCFIRARVGGAPGPLSSPAAPLEGPQDTTLLFESRFESGNLQKAIKVGPYEYVLMLRPDLYTAKHTQWFYFRVQNTRREPLYRFTIANMAKPKSLYGQGLRPLLYSQRDAQSRGIGWRRVGTDVRYYRGSAGEPPLFRLSWTVRFPHDGDTCFFATCYPYTYSDLQRYLRALAADPARSRCCAVQALCRSLAGNTVYLLTITSPGGAAGKRAVVVSARAHPGESGGSWAMRGFLDFLLSAHPDARLLRRLFIFKVVPMLNPDGVVVGNSRCSLAGRDPNRAYGMALPGSFPVAWHLRAMVQRVLAEREVVLYCDFHGHSRKNNVFMYGCDAGRDGTGTRLRQRVFPLMLSKNAPNKFSFSSCKFQVQKSKERTGRVCMWRLGVSHSYTLEVAFSGSTLGGRNSHFSTEDLESLGRLLCDTLLDFCDPAPAKLQQCLVEADALLQRQMGHEPGSGGSWSDVSPSELESSTSGSDSSVSDRIPDDFHSPSWPMEPRRRKRLQRRRARNALYRKNRSHTSIPVGTRRHPVLPGVQSGGVGEKPRASSSVTFPRAAGAGNGPRVIAGEVPRAASGVALPRAPGAGNGRCATMGRHQLDSGTSAVTHRKSPLNPCHHGATSDYSQNPAAARTLGPSWQRGRRRPRDRTRPLIVPAVAARCCACSRQ encoded by the exons ATGGAGCCCGCGGGGCACGGCGCTGCCCAGGCAAGGCAGGGGGCTCCGGGGAGGTCTGGTGGGGGACAATTCCTGAAGCCCTATGACAGCTTCATCCGCACCCATCTGCGCTTCTATGGCTACTTCCGAG ATGAGAAGACAAGCAAGGAAGAGACGGCCATGTTCCTGGGGGAACGCTCCGGGCAGCATCCCAGGGCATCCACCATGGCCAACACCAGTCCTGGCTGGCAGCGAAGTCCTGGGCACAAGCCAAACC CTCCCAAGGTGGTGGAGCAGACTCCCCACCAGGGCAGGCTGGCCCCCTCAAGGCGGCCCTGGAAGTCTCCAGGAGAACCACAGGCTCCATtctccctcccacctccccgCTGGCCTGTGGAGTGTGAGGTCATCCAGGAAACGATTGAGCACATCG AGTGGGTTCCCCCTAAACCGGAGCCCTTTTGCCCACCCATGGGCCCGGAGCAGGCCCTGTACACCCTCGGTGAGGAGCAGGGCACCGTCGTCTACCACTCCAGCCCAG CACTCCAAGGCTCCTGCTTTATCCGTGCTCGGGTTGGGGGGGCCCCAGGGCCACTCTCCTCACCAGCAGCCCCCTTGGAGGGTCCCCAGGACACCACGCTGCTCTTCGAGTCCCGCTTTGAGAGTGGGAACCTCCAGAAGGCCATCAAGGT GGGTCCCTATGAGTATGTGCTGATGCTGCGGCCGGACCTGTACACGGCCAAACACACACAGTGGTTCTACTTCCGCGTCCAAAACACGCGTCGGGAGCCGCTCTACCGCTTCACCATCGCCAACATGGCCAAGCCCAAGAGCCTCTATGGCCAGGGCCTGCGGCCACTGCTCTACTCCCAGCGGGACGCCCAGAGCCGTGGCATAGGCTGGCGCCGGGTCGGGACCGACGTCCGCTACTACCGTGGCAGTGCGGGGGAGCCGCCGCTGTTCCGGCTCAGCTGGACGGTGCGCTTCCCGCACGACGGCGACACGTGCTTCTTTGCCACCTGCTACCCCTACACCTACTCAGACCTGCAGCGCTACCTGCGCGCGCTGGCGGCCGACCCGGCGCGCTCACGGTGCTGCGCGGTGCAGGCGCTGTGCCGCAGCCTGGCCGGCAACACCGTGTACCTGCTGACCATCACCAGCCCAGGCGGCGCGGCCGGCAAGCGGGCGGTGGTGGTGAGCGCCCGCGCGCACCCCGGTGAGAGCGGCGGCTCCTGGGCCATGAGGGGATTCCTGGATTTCCTGCTGAGCGCCCACCCGGATGCGCGGCTCCTGCGCCGCCTCTTCATCTTCAAGGTGGTGCCGATGCTCAACCCCGACGGGGTGGTGGTGGGCAACTCTCGCTGCTCCCTGGCGGGACGGGATCCCAACAGGGCCTACGGGATGGCGCTTCCCGGCTCCTTCCCGGTTGCGTGGCACCTGCGGGCCATGGTCCAGAG GGTGCTGGCGGAGCGGGAAGTGGTGCTGTACTGCGACTTCCATGGGCACAGCCGGAAGAACAACGTCTTCATGTACGGTTGCGATGCTGGCCGGGACGGCACCGGGACTCGGCTGCGCCAGCGCGTGTTCCCTCTAATGCTGAGCAAAAACGCCCCCAACAAG TTCTCTTTCTCCAGCTGCAAGTTCCAGGTGCAGAAGAGCAAAGAGAGGACGGGCCGGGTCTGCATGTGGCGCCTGGGTGTCTCGCACAGCTACACCCTGGAGGTGGCTTTCAGTGGCTCCACACTGG gTGGGAGGAACTCCCACTTCAGCACGGAGGACCTCGAGTCGCTGGGGCGCCTCCTCTGTGACACCCTGCTTGACTTCTGCGACCCTGCGCCCGCCAAG ctccagcagtgcctggtgGAGGCGGATGCACTGCTGCAGCGGCAGATGGGTCATGAGCCAGGCtctggaggcagctggagcGACGTGTCCCCCTCAGAGCTTGAGTCCAG CACCAGTGgctctgacagctctgtgtctgACAGGATCCCAGATGACttccacagccccagctggccA ATGGAGCCACGCAGGAGGAAGCGGCTGCAGAGACGGAGAGCAAGGAATGCCCTGTACCGAAAAAACCGGAGCCACACCAGCATCCCA GTTGGGACCCGCAGGCATCCAGTTCTTCCTGGTGTCCAGAGTGGAGGTGTCGGAGAGAAGCCCAGAGCCAGCTCCAGTGTCACctttcccagggcagctggagcagggaatggccCCCGTGTCATCGCAGGAGAGGTGCCCAGAGCCGCCTCTGGAGTGGCCCTTCCCAgggcacctggagcagggaatggccGCTGTGCCACCATGGGAAGGCATCAGCTGGACAGCGGCACAAGTGCTGTGACACACCGCAAGTCACCGCTGAACCCCTGCCACCATGGTGCCACCAGCGACTATTCCCAGAATCCAGCTGCGGCAAGGACCTTGGGGCCATCCTGGCAGCGGGGCAGGCGCAggcccagggacaggacacggcCTCTCATTGTCCCTGCAGTGGCCGCAcgctgctgtgcctgctctcGGCAGTAA
- the MTCH2 gene encoding mitochondrial carrier homolog 2, whose protein sequence is MADAASQVLLGSGLTVLSQPLMYVKVLVQVGYEPLPPTLGRNIFGRQVYQLPGLFSYAKHIVKVDGRAGLFKGLAPRLCSSAIGTVVHSKVLQRYQEAEQAEPGANKKEQVSSLEQVLKETSREMVARSAATLITHPFHVITLRCMVQFIGRETKYSGTLSAFATIYREEGILGFFAGLIPRLLGDILSLWLCNMLAYLINTYALDNGVSTMTEMKSYSQAVTGFFASMLTYPFVLVSNLMAVNNCGLAGGLLPYAPTYSSWLDCWSQLHREGNMSRGNSLFFRKVPAGKRYVWEERRFR, encoded by the exons ATGGCGGACGCGGCTTCgcaggtgctgctgggctcGGGGCTCACCGTGCTCTCGCAACCTCTCATGTACGTGAAGGTGCTGGTGCAG GTGGGCTACGAGCCGCTGCCGCCCACCCTGGGGAGAAACATCTTCGGCCGCCAGGTATACCAGCTGCCCGGCCTCTTCTCTTACG cgAAGCACATCGTAAAGGTGGACGGGAGAGCGGGACTCTTCAAAGGCCTCGCCCCCCGCCTGTGCTCCAGCGCCATCGGCACCGTGGTGCACAGCAAAGTGCTGCAG CGGTACCAGGAGGCCGAGCAGGCTGAG cctggagccaACAAGAAGGAGCAGGTGTCCTCGCTGGAGCAGGTGCTCAAGGAG ACCTCCCGGGAGATGGTCGCCCGCTCCGCCGCCACCCTCATCACCCACCCCTTCCACG TGATCACCCTGCGCTGCATGGTGCAGTTCATCGGCCGTGAGACCAAGTACAG CGGGACACTAAGCGCCTTCGCCACAATCTACCGGGAAGAGGGAATCCTGGGATTCTTCGC CGGCCTCATCCCGCGGCTCCTCGGGGACATCCTCTCCCTGTGGCTGTGCAACATGCTGGCCTACCTCATCAACACCTACGCCCTGGACAACGGG GTCTCCACCATGACCGAGATGAAGAGCTACTCCCAGGCGGTCACTGGG TTCTTTGCCAGCATGCTGACCTACCCCTTCGTCCTGGTCTCCAACCTGATGGCCGTGAACAACTGCGG gtTGGCCGGGGGTCTCCTTCCCTATGCACCCACCTACTCCTCCTGGCTGGATTGCTGGAGccagctgcacagggag GGCAACATGAGCCGAGGGAACAGCCTGTTCTTCCGCAAGGTTCCAGCAGGGAAGCGATACGTCTGGGAGGAGCGGAGGTTCCGCTGA
- the NUDT8 gene encoding LOW QUALITY PROTEIN: mitochondrial coenzyme A diphosphatase NUDT8 (The sequence of the model RefSeq protein was modified relative to this genomic sequence to represent the inferred CDS: inserted 1 base in 1 codon) — protein MAGAGDAGDGGDALSGASERRCRARLAAAAAXGGAAAAAAVLVPLCSVRGRPALLFTLRSRRLAGPHSGDVSFPGGRRDPADGDAVATALRETREELGVAVAPAGVWGQLRTLPDRHGMTVAPVVANLGPLEALTLNPNPEEVEEVFTLPLAHLLREENQGYTHFRTASGYGYTLPVFLNGPHKVWGLTAIITELTLELLLPGRYRRKTHVPPQKASA, from the exons ATGGCGGGCGCGGGCGATGCCGGGGACGGCGGGGACGCGCTGAGCGGCGCCAGCGAGCGGCGGTGCCGGGCGcggctggcggcggcggcgg cggggggcgcggcggcggcggcggcggtgctGGTGCCGCTGTGCTCGGTGCGCGGCCGCCCCGCGCTGCTCTTCAcgctccgctcccgccgccTCGCCGGCCCCCACAGCGGCGACGTCAG CTTCCCCGGCGGGCGGCGGGACCCGGCGGACGGGGACGCGGTGGCCACGGCTCTGCGCGAGACgcgggaggagctgggggtggcGGTGGCACCCGCCGGAGTCTGGGGACAGCTCCGGACGCTGCCCGACCGG CATGGAATGACCGTGGCGCCCGTCGTGGCCAACCTGGGGCCGCTGGAGGCCTTGACGCTGAACCCCAACCCTGAGGAG GTGGAGGAGGTGTTCACCCTGCCCCTGGCTCACCTGCTCCGTGAGGAGAACCAGGGCTACACCCACTTCCGCACGGCCAGCGGCTACGGATACACCCTGCCCGTGTTCCTCAACGGCCCCCACAAGGTGTGGGGGCTCACGGCCATCATCACCGAGCTgaccctggagctgctgctgcccggccGCTACCGCAGGAAGACCCACGTGCCTCCCCAGAAAGCCTCGGCCTGA